In a genomic window of Flavobacterium sp. KACC 22761:
- a CDS encoding ABC-F family ATP-binding cassette domain-containing protein, producing MITVNDISVQFGGTTLFSDVSFAINENDKIALMGKNGAGKSTLLKIIAGVNKPSTGNISAPKEAVIAYLPQHLLTEDGATVMEEASKAFSEIFTMKAEIDDINEQLTVRTDYESDEYMKLIERVSDLSEKFYAIEEVNYEAEVEKILVGLGFEREDFARQTSEFSGGWRMRIELAKILLRKPDLILLDEPTNHMDIESIQWLEEFLLNQAKAVVVISHDRAFVDNITNRTIEVTMGRIYDYKAKYTHYLELRKDRRIHQQKAYDEQQKMIAENRAFIERFKGTFSKTDAVQSRVKMLEKLEIVQVDEVDTSALRLKFPPAARSGQYPVIVKEMSKAYGDHVVFKDANIVIERGQKVAFVGKNGEGKSTMIKAIMKEIGVDSGSVEIGHNAQIGYFAQNQAALLDENATIFETIDSIAVGDIRTQIKNILGAFMFQGDDITKKVKVLSGGEKTRLAMIKLLLEPVNLLILDEPSNHLDMKTKDIIKDALRDFDGTLILVSHDRDFLDGLATKVFEFGNKRVKEHFEDVAGFLAHKKMDSMREIEK from the coding sequence ATGATTACAGTTAACGATATTTCGGTTCAGTTTGGCGGAACTACACTTTTTAGCGATGTTTCTTTTGCTATTAATGAAAATGATAAAATTGCCCTTATGGGTAAAAATGGTGCAGGAAAATCGACACTTTTAAAAATAATTGCAGGGGTGAATAAACCTTCTACAGGAAATATTTCAGCTCCAAAAGAAGCTGTGATTGCGTATCTTCCTCAGCATTTATTGACAGAAGATGGTGCTACGGTAATGGAAGAAGCATCAAAAGCTTTCAGCGAGATTTTTACAATGAAAGCTGAAATCGACGATATCAATGAACAATTAACTGTTCGTACCGATTATGAAAGTGACGAATACATGAAATTGATCGAAAGGGTTTCTGACTTAAGCGAGAAATTTTATGCAATCGAAGAGGTAAATTACGAAGCTGAAGTTGAGAAAATTCTAGTTGGTTTAGGTTTTGAACGTGAAGATTTCGCTCGCCAGACTTCTGAATTTTCGGGAGGATGGAGAATGCGTATCGAATTGGCTAAAATTTTATTGAGAAAACCAGATTTGATTTTGCTAGATGAGCCAACGAATCACATGGATATTGAAAGTATTCAGTGGTTAGAAGAGTTCTTGTTGAATCAAGCTAAAGCGGTTGTGGTAATTTCCCACGATAGAGCGTTTGTAGATAATATTACAAACAGAACTATCGAAGTTACAATGGGAAGAATCTACGATTACAAAGCAAAATATACACATTACTTAGAATTAAGAAAAGATCGTAGAATTCACCAACAAAAAGCATACGACGAGCAACAAAAGATGATTGCTGAAAATCGTGCTTTTATTGAGCGTTTCAAAGGAACATTCTCTAAAACTGATGCTGTGCAGTCACGTGTAAAAATGCTTGAAAAATTAGAAATTGTTCAGGTCGATGAAGTCGATACTTCTGCATTGCGATTGAAATTCCCACCTGCAGCGCGTTCTGGGCAATATCCTGTTATTGTAAAAGAAATGTCTAAAGCTTACGGAGATCATGTTGTTTTTAAAGATGCAAATATTGTAATCGAGCGCGGACAGAAAGTGGCTTTTGTTGGAAAAAATGGTGAAGGAAAATCAACCATGATCAAGGCGATTATGAAAGAAATTGGTGTTGATTCTGGAAGTGTTGAAATTGGTCATAATGCTCAAATTGGATATTTTGCTCAAAATCAAGCCGCTTTGTTGGATGAAAATGCAACGATTTTTGAAACAATCGACAGTATTGCAGTTGGAGATATCAGAACACAAATCAAAAATATCTTAGGAGCTTTCATGTTCCAAGGTGATGATATTACTAAAAAAGTAAAAGTGCTTTCTGGAGGAGAAAAAACGCGTTTGGCAATGATTAAATTATTGTTGGAGCCTGTTAACTTGCTGATTCTGGATGAGCCTTCAAATCACTTGGATATGAAAACAAAGGATATTATTAAAGATGCGTTGAGAGATTTCGACGGAACTTTGATCTTGGTTTCTCACGATCGTGATTTCCTTGATGGTTTGGCAACAAAGGTTTTTGAATTTGGAAACAAAAGAGTAAAAGAGCATTTTGAAGATGTTGCTGGTTTCTTGGCACACAAAAAAATGGACTCAATGAGAGAAATCGAAAAATAA
- a CDS encoding ABC transporter ATP-binding protein, translated as MSTFKKIVPFIYPYKKYAFLNIFFNILYALFSTLSFMGLIPMLQVLFGETKQLTVKPTFEGIEHIRVYGENYVNYYITKNNDPNNPGFILSVMVGVIISIFLLKNLADYLAMFFINFLRNGVLRDMRNALYKKTLELPLAFYSEKRKGDVISRISADVNEVQTSFLAILELIVKEPLTILFTIIAMLIISTKLTLFVFIFIPVSGYLISLIGKQLKKQSSKAQQEQGTFLSTIEETIGGLKVVKGYNSENYFNTVFQNSTERFFTLSNSIGNRQNLASPASEFMGITVIAILLWYGGQMVLIEKTLSGASFIAYMGLAYNILTPAKAISKASYGVKRGNAAAERVLEILEQENPITSKENAIEKTTFDNNINIQHVNFKYEEETVLKDFSLQIKKGQTVALVGQSGSGKSTIANLLTRFYDVNDGTISIDNINIKDMNLQSLRSLMGLVTQDSILFNDTIKANISLGKLDATDDEILEALKIANAYEFVKDLPQGIYTNIGDSGNKLSGGQKQRLSIARAVLKNPPIMILDEATSALDTESEKFVQVALENMMQNRTSIVIAHRLSTIQKADVIVVMQKGQIVEQGTHEELIALNGTYNKLVTMQSFES; from the coding sequence ATGAGTACTTTCAAAAAAATAGTTCCTTTTATATATCCGTATAAAAAATACGCATTCTTAAATATCTTTTTCAATATTTTGTATGCGCTTTTTAGTACACTTTCATTCATGGGTTTAATTCCTATGTTACAGGTTTTATTCGGTGAAACCAAACAACTTACTGTCAAGCCTACTTTTGAAGGAATTGAACACATTAGAGTTTATGGAGAAAATTATGTGAATTATTATATCACAAAAAATAACGACCCAAATAATCCGGGTTTTATTCTTTCTGTAATGGTTGGCGTAATAATCTCTATTTTCCTCTTGAAAAATTTAGCTGATTATCTAGCAATGTTTTTTATTAACTTTTTGCGAAATGGTGTTTTAAGAGATATGCGAAATGCATTGTACAAAAAAACATTAGAATTGCCTTTGGCTTTTTATTCTGAAAAAAGGAAAGGTGATGTAATTTCTCGAATTTCAGCTGATGTAAATGAGGTTCAGACTTCATTTTTAGCCATTTTAGAGCTTATTGTAAAAGAACCTTTAACAATTCTTTTCACAATAATTGCAATGTTAATAATTAGCACCAAATTGACACTCTTTGTCTTCATTTTCATTCCCGTTTCAGGATATCTGATTTCATTAATTGGAAAACAATTAAAAAAACAATCATCAAAAGCACAACAAGAACAAGGGACTTTTTTATCTACGATTGAAGAAACCATTGGCGGACTAAAAGTTGTCAAAGGATACAATTCTGAAAACTATTTTAATACTGTTTTTCAAAATTCTACTGAACGTTTCTTTACATTATCAAACAGCATTGGAAACCGTCAAAACTTAGCTTCTCCTGCAAGTGAGTTTATGGGAATTACTGTAATTGCCATTTTATTATGGTATGGAGGTCAAATGGTTTTGATCGAGAAAACCTTAAGTGGCGCTTCATTTATTGCTTACATGGGATTAGCATACAACATCTTAACTCCTGCAAAAGCAATTTCTAAAGCTTCGTATGGTGTAAAAAGAGGAAATGCAGCAGCAGAACGCGTCCTTGAAATTTTAGAACAAGAAAACCCAATTACATCTAAAGAAAATGCAATCGAAAAAACTACTTTCGACAACAACATCAACATACAACATGTTAATTTTAAATACGAAGAAGAAACAGTTTTAAAAGACTTTTCTCTTCAAATTAAAAAAGGTCAAACTGTCGCTCTTGTTGGTCAGTCTGGAAGCGGAAAAAGTACCATTGCAAATCTATTAACCCGTTTTTATGATGTTAACGACGGAACAATTTCAATTGACAATATTAACATCAAAGACATGAACTTGCAATCGCTTCGCAGTTTAATGGGATTAGTTACTCAAGACAGTATTTTATTCAACGATACAATTAAAGCTAATATTTCGTTAGGAAAACTTGACGCGACAGATGATGAAATTCTCGAAGCTTTAAAAATCGCTAATGCTTATGAATTTGTAAAAGATCTTCCTCAAGGAATCTACACTAACATTGGCGACAGCGGAAACAAACTTTCAGGCGGACAAAAACAACGTTTGTCAATTGCACGTGCCGTATTGAAAAATCCTCCGATTATGATTCTAGATGAAGCTACATCGGCTTTGGATACTGAAAGTGAAAAATTTGTTCAAGTTGCACTTGAAAACATGATGCAAAACAGAACTTCAATCGTAATTGCGCATCGTCTTTCGACGATTCAAAAAGCAGATGTTATTGTTGTAATGCAAAAAGGACAAATTGTAGAGCAAGGAACTCATGAAGAATTAATTGCCTTAAACGGAACTTACAATAAACTGGTTACCATGCAGTCTTTCGAATCTTAA
- a CDS encoding PepSY-like domain-containing protein, with protein MPANAQTFLKTHFGSKKPSYILQDKEILSTEYKVQYDNLIEIEFDKKGNWKEVDGKNDKIPKSIIPKKIASYLKANFPKEKVTKIEIGSSGYETKLSNGLELKFNLKEDFVKIEK; from the coding sequence TTGCCAGCAAACGCACAAACATTTTTAAAGACCCATTTTGGTTCTAAAAAACCGAGTTATATTTTACAAGACAAAGAAATCCTTTCTACAGAATACAAAGTTCAATATGACAACCTGATTGAAATTGAATTTGACAAGAAAGGAAATTGGAAAGAAGTTGACGGAAAAAATGATAAAATTCCAAAATCTATTATTCCTAAAAAGATTGCTTCTTACTTAAAAGCAAATTTTCCAAAAGAAAAAGTAACCAAAATAGAAATTGGCAGTTCAGGTTATGAAACAAAATTAAGCAACGGATTAGAATTAAAATTCAATTTAAAAGAAGACTTCGTCAAGATTGAGAAATAA
- a CDS encoding DUF4199 domain-containing protein, with product MINEVIKKNGITYGIVLGVVLALITATIYSIDLKLFVSGWIGALSFVIYLVIGILLLTKTKKEINGLFTFKDAFTTYFITTLIALLISTFFSILLFNVIDPAAKETIGEYLIKYMAETLQKFGTPASAINEALDKMRKSSPFSTLEQLKGLAFSLALYSILGLILAAFFKSKTTQE from the coding sequence ATGATTAATGAAGTTATTAAAAAGAACGGTATTACTTACGGAATCGTCTTAGGAGTTGTTCTAGCATTAATTACAGCTACTATCTATTCAATAGATCTTAAATTATTTGTTTCTGGATGGATTGGCGCATTAAGTTTTGTTATTTATTTGGTAATTGGAATCCTTTTACTAACAAAGACCAAAAAAGAAATCAATGGTTTATTCACTTTCAAAGATGCATTTACAACCTATTTTATTACCACGCTTATTGCTCTATTAATTTCAACATTTTTCAGTATTTTATTATTTAACGTTATTGATCCGGCTGCAAAAGAAACCATAGGAGAATATCTTATAAAATATATGGCAGAAACGTTGCAAAAATTCGGAACACCTGCTTCTGCTATAAATGAAGCATTAGATAAAATGAGAAAAAGTAGCCCATTTTCAACTCTAGAACAACTTAAAGGATTAGCTTTCAGCCTTGCTCTTTACTCTATTTTAGGATTAATTTTGGCTGCATTTTTCAAAAGCAAAACTACTCAAGAATAA
- a CDS encoding glycosyltransferase family 2 protein: protein MNLSILIPLLNEEESLKELYAWIIKVMQSNNYSYEIIFVDDGSTDDSWNIIESFSNENPNVKGIRFMKNFGKSQALHAGFAKAKGDVIITMDADLQDSPDEIPGLYEMITAQKYDLVSGWKKKRYDSVVAKNLPSKLFNWAARKTSGVELNDFNCGLKAYKNTVVKNIEVSGEMHRYIPVLAKNAGFNKIGEKVVIHQARKYGETKFGMERFINGFLDLITIWFLSRFGKRPMHLFGAIGSLMFIIGFLSAGYIGISKLYHMYMGMKYTLVTNNPWFYIALTTMVLGTQLFLAGFLGEIILRTKSNEARYKVAREVNF, encoded by the coding sequence ATGAATTTATCTATACTTATACCGCTTCTAAACGAAGAGGAATCACTTAAAGAACTCTATGCATGGATCATTAAAGTGATGCAATCTAACAATTACTCTTATGAAATCATTTTTGTAGATGATGGTAGTACAGATGATTCTTGGAATATTATAGAAAGTTTTTCTAACGAAAATCCTAATGTAAAAGGAATTCGTTTTATGAAAAACTTTGGAAAATCTCAGGCTTTGCATGCTGGTTTTGCAAAAGCAAAAGGTGACGTTATTATAACAATGGATGCCGATTTGCAAGACAGCCCTGACGAAATTCCAGGTTTATACGAAATGATCACCGCTCAGAAATACGATTTGGTTTCTGGCTGGAAAAAGAAACGCTACGACTCGGTTGTAGCAAAAAATCTGCCTTCAAAATTATTCAATTGGGCCGCTAGAAAAACTTCTGGTGTTGAACTGAATGATTTTAACTGCGGATTAAAAGCATACAAAAATACCGTTGTAAAAAACATTGAAGTATCTGGCGAAATGCACCGATATATTCCTGTTTTGGCAAAAAATGCAGGTTTCAACAAAATTGGCGAAAAAGTGGTAATCCACCAAGCTCGAAAATATGGGGAAACAAAATTTGGAATGGAACGTTTCATAAACGGATTTCTTGATTTGATCACGATTTGGTTTCTATCCAGATTCGGAAAAAGGCCAATGCACTTATTTGGCGCAATTGGTTCTTTGATGTTTATCATCGGATTTTTATCTGCAGGTTATATTGGTATTTCTAAGTTGTATCATATGTACATGGGGATGAAATATACGCTTGTTACAAACAATCCGTGGTTTTATATTGCTTTAACAACTATGGTTTTAGGAACTCAATTGTTTCTGGCAGGATTTCTTGGTGAAATCATTTTAAGAACCAAAAGCAATGAGGCAAGATACAAAGTAGCCCGAGAGGTTAATTTTTAA
- a CDS encoding type B 50S ribosomal protein L31 has protein sequence MKKGIHPENYRLVAFKDMSNDEVFITKSTADTKETIEVDGVEYPVVKMEISRTSHPFYTGKSKLIDTAGRIDKFKTKYAKHAKK, from the coding sequence ATGAAAAAAGGAATTCACCCAGAAAATTACAGATTAGTTGCATTTAAAGACATGTCAAATGACGAAGTTTTTATCACTAAATCTACTGCAGATACAAAAGAAACAATTGAAGTTGACGGAGTTGAGTATCCAGTTGTAAAAATGGAGATTTCTAGAACATCTCACCCTTTTTATACTGGTAAATCTAAACTTATCGATACTGCAGGACGTATTGATAAATTCAAAACTAAATATGCTAAACACGCTAAAAAATAA
- a CDS encoding phospho-sugar mutase, translating into MNIAPNILNAVNEWLTPTFDKETQAAVKELMTTSPKELEESFYKNLEFGTGGMRGVMGIGNNRINKYTLGKNTQGLSDYLHEVFPNEPLKVVIAYDCRHNSNTLAKVVADVFSANGIQVYLFSDLRPTPELSFALKYLGCQCGIVLTASHNPPEYNGYKVYWQDGGQIVPPQDKAIINVIENLGYDKIKFDANESLIKYIDTDIDKAFVKSSIENASFNTPAEAKDNLHVVFTSLHGTSIKSIPDTLSQAGYKNVHIVPEQAIPDGDFPTVKSPNPEEPEALTMALALADKTNSDIVVGTDPDCDRLGVAVRNNDGKMILLNGNQTMILMTSFLLKQWQKAGKLNGKQFVGSTIVSTPMMMELASSYGVECKVGLTGFKWIAKMIKDFPELQFIGGGEESFGFMVGDAVRDKDAVAATLLICEVAAQAKAAGSSVYKELLQLYVENGFYKEYLVSLTKKGMEGLEEINQMMINLRQNPLKEINGQRVVMVEDYDSSIALNLLTGEESTMDIPKSNVLIYYTEDGSKICARPSGTEPKIKFYISVNAAIESVSEFDEAEKFLDQKIQNIIADMQLK; encoded by the coding sequence ATGAATATAGCACCTAATATTTTGAATGCTGTAAACGAATGGTTAACACCAACATTTGACAAAGAAACACAAGCTGCCGTTAAAGAATTAATGACAACTTCGCCAAAAGAACTTGAGGAAAGCTTTTATAAAAACCTTGAATTTGGAACAGGTGGAATGCGTGGCGTTATGGGTATTGGAAACAACAGAATCAATAAATATACGCTTGGAAAAAACACTCAAGGCTTATCAGATTATTTACATGAAGTTTTTCCAAATGAACCTTTGAAAGTAGTTATTGCTTATGACTGTCGTCATAACAGCAACACTTTGGCAAAAGTGGTTGCCGATGTTTTCTCTGCAAACGGAATTCAGGTTTATTTGTTTTCAGATTTGAGGCCAACTCCAGAATTGTCTTTTGCACTTAAATATTTAGGATGCCAATGCGGAATCGTTTTAACGGCTTCTCACAATCCGCCAGAATACAATGGCTACAAAGTTTATTGGCAAGATGGTGGTCAAATCGTTCCTCCACAAGACAAAGCGATTATCAATGTAATTGAAAATTTAGGTTACGACAAAATCAAATTTGATGCAAATGAAAGCTTAATCAAATATATCGACACTGATATCGACAAGGCTTTTGTGAAATCATCTATTGAAAATGCTAGTTTCAATACTCCGGCCGAAGCCAAAGACAACTTACATGTTGTTTTCACTTCATTGCACGGGACTTCTATAAAATCTATTCCAGATACTTTATCACAGGCAGGTTACAAAAATGTGCATATTGTTCCTGAACAAGCTATTCCTGACGGAGATTTCCCAACTGTAAAATCTCCAAATCCAGAAGAGCCAGAAGCTCTGACTATGGCATTGGCGTTGGCAGACAAAACAAACTCTGATATTGTTGTAGGTACAGATCCTGATTGCGACCGTTTAGGCGTTGCCGTTCGTAATAATGATGGCAAAATGATTTTACTAAACGGAAATCAAACCATGATCTTGATGACTTCTTTCTTGCTGAAGCAATGGCAGAAAGCTGGAAAACTAAACGGAAAACAATTTGTAGGATCAACAATTGTTTCGACTCCAATGATGATGGAATTAGCATCGAGCTACGGAGTTGAATGCAAAGTTGGATTGACTGGATTCAAATGGATTGCAAAAATGATCAAAGATTTTCCTGAACTTCAATTTATTGGAGGTGGAGAAGAAAGCTTTGGTTTTATGGTTGGCGATGCTGTGAGAGACAAGGATGCCGTTGCTGCTACTTTATTAATCTGCGAAGTCGCTGCACAAGCAAAAGCGGCTGGAAGTTCTGTTTACAAAGAGCTTCTACAACTTTATGTTGAAAACGGTTTCTACAAAGAATACTTAGTTTCTTTAACTAAAAAAGGAATGGAAGGTTTAGAAGAAATCAACCAAATGATGATCAACTTGCGTCAAAATCCTTTGAAAGAAATCAACGGACAAAGAGTGGTTATGGTAGAGGATTACGATTCTTCAATCGCTTTAAATTTATTGACTGGAGAAGAATCTACAATGGATATTCCAAAATCTAACGTATTGATTTATTATACAGAAGACGGTTCTAAAATTTGCGCAAGACCAAGTGGAACTGAACCAAAAATCAAATTCTATATCAGTGTAAATGCTGCAATCGAATCGGTTTCAGAATTTGATGAAGCAGAAAAATTCTTAGACCAAAAAATACAGAATATTATTGCTGATATGCAATTGAAATAA
- a CDS encoding GlmU family protein, with protein MNYILFDGPVRNALLPFTFTRPVADILIGIMTIRQKWEMRLGSTITTITEEYLSEKFPMVEMEENVMINAAYLPNDKLADMVSELTANQAIFKGDDVIAFFASENQEEVDFDSYEIIQYNDDCLTVEHTWDIFSKNDAAIRADFAFLTEDRKSQPIPKSVNVIAPENIFIEEGAKLEFVTLNASNGPIYIGKNTEIMEGTVIRGPFALCENAMVKMSAKVYGATTVGPGSRIGGEVKNSVLFANSNKGHEGFLGDSVLGEWCNIGADSNNSNLKNNYEEVKLWSYETEGFAKTGLQFCGLMMGDHSKCGINTMFNTGTVVGVSANIFGSGFPRNFVPSFSWGGAAGFTTYVTKKAFETARLVMSRRNIEFDATEAAIMEHIFEETKKWRKD; from the coding sequence ATGAATTATATTCTTTTTGACGGTCCCGTTCGGAATGCTTTATTACCTTTTACTTTTACGAGGCCCGTGGCCGATATCTTAATCGGAATTATGACCATTCGCCAAAAATGGGAAATGCGCCTGGGTTCAACAATAACAACAATTACTGAGGAATATTTGTCTGAAAAATTTCCGATGGTGGAAATGGAGGAAAACGTAATGATCAACGCAGCTTATTTGCCAAATGACAAGCTTGCCGATATGGTTTCTGAATTAACTGCAAATCAGGCGATTTTTAAAGGTGATGATGTGATTGCTTTTTTTGCATCTGAAAATCAAGAAGAAGTTGATTTTGACTCTTACGAAATTATTCAGTATAACGACGATTGTTTGACTGTTGAGCATACTTGGGATATTTTTTCTAAAAACGATGCTGCAATCCGTGCCGATTTTGCTTTTTTGACTGAAGACAGAAAATCACAGCCAATTCCGAAAAGCGTAAATGTTATTGCGCCTGAGAATATTTTTATTGAAGAAGGCGCAAAATTGGAGTTTGTAACTTTGAATGCTTCAAACGGTCCAATATATATAGGAAAGAACACCGAAATTATGGAAGGAACCGTGATTCGTGGGCCATTTGCTTTATGTGAAAATGCAATGGTGAAAATGTCGGCTAAAGTTTATGGCGCAACTACTGTTGGACCTGGATCCAGAATAGGTGGTGAGGTTAAAAATTCAGTTCTTTTTGCCAATTCAAATAAAGGTCACGAAGGGTTTTTAGGTGATTCTGTTTTGGGCGAATGGTGCAACATTGGTGCCGATTCAAATAATTCAAACCTAAAAAATAATTATGAAGAAGTGAAATTATGGAGCTATGAAACGGAGGGTTTTGCAAAAACCGGGCTTCAGTTTTGTGGGTTAATGATGGGAGATCATAGTAAATGCGGTATCAATACAATGTTTAACACCGGAACTGTAGTTGGCGTAAGCGCTAATATTTTCGGATCTGGTTTTCCGAGAAATTTTGTTCCGAGTTTTTCTTGGGGCGGTGCTGCAGGATTTACAACCTATGTAACCAAAAAAGCTTTTGAAACAGCAAGGTTGGTAATGAGCAGAAGAAATATTGAATTTGATGCAACCGAAGCGGCAATTATGGAGCACATTTTTGAAGAAACTAAAAAATGGAGAAAAGACTAA